One window from the genome of Methylomarinovum caldicuralii encodes:
- the dnaA gene encoding chromosomal replication initiator protein DnaA, with the protein MSDLWNQCIQKLEHEIPPQDFNTWIRPLQAVENGGELHLLAPNQFVLDWVRDHFIDHIEQALPRNGNGAPRLILEVGTRQEAEVPPDRPDFGAARARRKKPATSNLNPAFTFDTFVEGKSNQFAKAAAMQVAENVGQAYNPLFIYGGVGLGKTHLMHAIGNLIVARNAKANVVYLHSERFVSDMVTALQHNAINAFKEYYRSVDALLVDDIQFFAGKERSQEEFFHTFNTLLENKHQVVLTCDRYPKEIEGLEERLKSRFGWGLPVAIEPPDLETRVAILMKKAQQWGVELPEEVAFFIGKRIRSNVRELEGALRRVTARAQFTGEPITLAFAKEALRDLIAVQDKLINVENIQKTVAEYYKIRVSDLLSNKRTRSITRPRQIAMALAKELTNHSLPEIGEYFGGRDHTTVLHACRKVEELKEADSKIAEDYATLLHLLTN; encoded by the coding sequence ATGAGCGATCTCTGGAATCAGTGTATTCAGAAACTCGAACACGAAATCCCGCCCCAGGATTTCAACACCTGGATCCGCCCCCTGCAGGCGGTGGAGAACGGCGGTGAACTGCATCTGCTCGCCCCCAACCAGTTTGTGCTCGACTGGGTACGTGACCACTTCATCGACCACATCGAGCAAGCCCTGCCCAGAAACGGCAACGGCGCCCCGCGCCTGATCCTGGAAGTCGGCACCCGCCAGGAAGCCGAAGTCCCCCCCGACCGCCCCGACTTCGGCGCCGCCAGGGCCAGGCGCAAGAAACCGGCCACCAGCAATCTGAATCCGGCCTTCACCTTCGACACCTTCGTGGAAGGCAAGTCCAACCAGTTCGCCAAGGCCGCCGCCATGCAGGTGGCCGAAAACGTGGGCCAGGCCTACAACCCCCTGTTCATCTATGGCGGCGTGGGCCTGGGCAAGACCCATTTGATGCACGCCATCGGCAACCTGATCGTGGCCCGCAACGCCAAGGCCAACGTGGTCTATCTGCACTCGGAGCGCTTCGTCTCCGACATGGTCACCGCGCTCCAGCACAACGCCATCAACGCCTTCAAGGAATACTACCGCAGCGTGGACGCCCTGCTGGTGGACGACATCCAGTTCTTCGCCGGCAAGGAACGCTCCCAGGAGGAATTCTTCCACACTTTCAACACCCTGCTGGAGAACAAGCACCAGGTGGTGCTGACCTGCGACCGCTATCCCAAGGAGATCGAGGGGCTGGAGGAGCGGCTCAAGTCCCGCTTCGGCTGGGGCCTGCCGGTGGCCATCGAGCCGCCGGACCTGGAAACCCGGGTGGCGATCCTGATGAAGAAGGCCCAGCAATGGGGGGTCGAGCTGCCGGAGGAGGTCGCCTTCTTCATCGGCAAGCGCATCCGTTCCAACGTCCGTGAGCTGGAAGGCGCCCTGCGCCGGGTCACCGCCCGCGCCCAGTTCACCGGCGAGCCGATCACCCTGGCCTTCGCCAAGGAAGCCCTGCGCGATCTGATCGCGGTCCAGGACAAGCTCATCAACGTGGAGAACATCCAGAAGACGGTGGCGGAATACTACAAGATCCGGGTGTCGGATCTGCTCTCCAACAAGCGCACCCGCTCGATCACCCGCCCGCGGCAGATCGCCATGGCCCTGGCCAAGGAACTGACCAACCACAGCCTGCCGGAGATCGGCGAATACTTCGGCGGCCGCGACCACACCACCGTGCTGCACGCATGCCGCAAGGTGGAGGAACTGAAGGAAGCCGACAGCAAGATCGCCGAGGACTACGCCACCCTGCTCCACCTGCTCACCAACTGA
- the dnaN gene encoding DNA polymerase III subunit beta, with protein sequence MRFSTVREPLLEALQKVAGVIERRSTLPILANVLLRVENGRLTLVGTDLEVELVTAIAVEGDDGETTVQARKLLDICRLLPTGTPIQCRLRDGRNLEVRAGRSRFALATLGSENFPEFRLQGEETRTGINSETLQRLLAKTTYAMALQDVRYYLNGLLLELDGEAVRAVASDGHRLAFSEARLEAPVEGVRQPILPRKGVQELARLLEGEDTIGIRLTANAIRLELPEATFSAKLIDGRYPDYRRVFPSEVSRVLTADRQPLKEAISRVSILSNEQYRGIRLDVEPGRLRLSAHNPDQEEAEEALQVQYKGEPFSVGFNAAYLTDAVTHLDADTIRLSFADPNFSCLAEDPEDPGTRFIIMPMRL encoded by the coding sequence ATGCGTTTTTCCACCGTCCGCGAGCCCCTGCTCGAAGCCCTGCAGAAAGTCGCCGGCGTCATTGAGCGCCGCTCCACCCTGCCGATCCTGGCCAACGTCCTGCTGCGGGTCGAAAACGGCCGCCTGACCCTGGTGGGCACTGATCTTGAGGTCGAACTCGTCACCGCCATCGCCGTGGAAGGCGATGACGGCGAGACCACAGTACAGGCCCGCAAGCTGCTAGACATCTGCCGCCTGCTGCCCACCGGCACCCCGATCCAGTGCCGCCTCAGGGACGGCAGGAATCTGGAGGTGAGAGCCGGCCGCAGCCGCTTTGCGCTCGCCACCCTCGGCAGCGAGAATTTCCCCGAGTTCCGCCTCCAGGGGGAGGAAACCCGCACCGGGATCAACAGCGAAACCCTGCAGCGGCTACTGGCCAAGACGACCTATGCCATGGCGCTGCAGGACGTGCGCTACTACCTCAACGGCCTGCTGCTGGAGCTGGACGGGGAGGCGGTGCGCGCGGTGGCTTCCGACGGCCACCGCCTGGCCTTCAGCGAAGCGCGGCTGGAGGCGCCCGTCGAAGGCGTGCGCCAGCCGATCCTGCCACGCAAAGGGGTGCAGGAACTGGCACGGCTGCTGGAGGGGGAGGACACCATCGGCATCCGCCTGACGGCCAACGCCATCCGCCTGGAACTGCCGGAGGCGACCTTCTCCGCCAAGCTCATCGACGGCCGTTATCCCGATTACCGGCGCGTGTTCCCGAGCGAAGTCAGCCGCGTGCTCACCGCCGACCGTCAGCCCCTGAAGGAGGCCATCTCGCGGGTGTCGATCCTGTCCAATGAACAGTACCGCGGCATCCGCCTCGACGTCGAACCGGGCCGCCTGCGCCTCTCGGCCCACAATCCCGACCAGGAAGAGGCCGAGGAGGCGCTGCAGGTGCAGTACAAGGGCGAGCCCTTCAGCGTCGGCTTCAACGCCGCCTACCTGACCGATGCAGTGACCCACCTGGACGCCGACACCATCCGCCTGTCCTTCGCTGACCCAAACTTCAGCTGTCTGGCGGAAGATCCGGAAGATCCCGGCACCCGCTTCATCATCATGCCGATGCGGCTGTAA
- a CDS encoding multicopper oxidase family protein, which translates to MSEKIDLKRRRLLQAAGAGMALAAAGPAFPIILKRQAFGRPKREATAAFFPDVEIELVAAPGEAQILPGPATRVWRFRGRVVKGDPDAVIPIPDTYLGPILKFRKGQRIRITLHNRLPAKFITHWHGMHVPFEADGHPSYAIDPEETYVYEFTVENRAGTYWYHPHTNMVTGAQAYSGLAGLIIVEDDEEKEVPLPRGEYDLPLVLQDRTFDETNQLLYDRRGPIGMLGFLGEKILVNGHPAFALKVASRSYRFRVLNGSNSRIYKLAWSDGEPVTVIGTDGGLLERPVTRPYLMIGPGERYELWRDFSKSKGKEVKLASREYHGIMPPPYERFRRGGGDMMGMGGMMGGGMGRGGRMGGMGRRGGMGGGMMGGMMGTQTISGPEGMMGAIGPMMLMARHIPQGSHFTIARFQVTEKPRTLDNQELPSKLRPLPRLRLDDVVNPDKPRPIAIGNHGRQFTLNGQAFSMTGALPVETFPINTIHLMEIFHEHGGMEMEGEHGGESEHGGRRAMQGMGSGMSMAMMMAMVHPIHLHGHYFQIIRRTPPEAGGMHGSSEGYETVKEGLVDEGYQDTVLAMAGERIQLIKPFDKYKGLFLYHCHNLEHEDGEMMRNFKVV; encoded by the coding sequence ATGAGCGAAAAAATCGATCTGAAACGGCGGCGGTTGTTGCAGGCGGCAGGTGCGGGGATGGCGCTGGCGGCGGCGGGGCCGGCATTCCCCATCATTTTGAAACGGCAGGCCTTCGGTCGTCCAAAGCGGGAGGCGACGGCGGCGTTCTTCCCGGACGTGGAGATAGAACTGGTCGCCGCGCCGGGAGAGGCGCAGATCCTGCCGGGGCCAGCCACCCGGGTATGGCGGTTCCGGGGCCGGGTGGTAAAGGGCGACCCGGATGCGGTGATTCCCATTCCCGATACCTACCTGGGCCCGATCCTCAAATTCCGCAAGGGACAGCGGATCCGCATCACCCTGCACAACCGCCTGCCGGCGAAGTTCATCACCCACTGGCACGGCATGCACGTCCCCTTCGAGGCCGACGGGCATCCCAGCTACGCCATCGACCCGGAAGAAACCTACGTTTACGAATTCACCGTCGAGAACCGGGCTGGAACCTATTGGTATCACCCCCATACCAACATGGTGACCGGCGCCCAGGCCTATTCCGGACTGGCGGGGCTGATCATTGTCGAGGACGATGAGGAAAAGGAAGTGCCGCTGCCGCGGGGGGAATACGATCTGCCCCTGGTGCTGCAGGACCGCACCTTCGATGAGACCAACCAGCTGCTTTACGACCGCCGGGGTCCCATCGGCATGTTGGGCTTCCTCGGGGAGAAGATTCTGGTCAACGGTCATCCGGCTTTCGCCTTGAAGGTGGCTTCCCGCTCCTACCGCTTCCGGGTGCTCAACGGTTCCAACTCCCGCATCTACAAGCTGGCCTGGAGCGATGGTGAGCCCGTCACCGTCATCGGTACCGACGGCGGCCTGCTGGAGCGTCCCGTCACCCGGCCCTATCTGATGATCGGCCCGGGGGAGCGCTACGAACTGTGGCGTGACTTCTCCAAATCCAAGGGGAAGGAAGTCAAACTGGCAAGCCGGGAATATCACGGCATCATGCCGCCGCCTTACGAACGCTTCCGCCGCGGCGGTGGCGACATGATGGGCATGGGCGGCATGATGGGAGGCGGCATGGGCCGCGGCGGCCGTATGGGTGGTATGGGACGGCGCGGCGGCATGGGTGGCGGTATGATGGGCGGCATGATGGGAACCCAGACCATCAGCGGCCCGGAAGGTATGATGGGTGCCATCGGTCCGATGATGCTTATGGCCCGTCACATTCCCCAGGGCAGCCACTTCACCATCGCCCGTTTCCAGGTGACGGAAAAGCCCAGAACCCTGGATAACCAAGAACTGCCGTCCAAGCTGCGTCCTCTGCCGCGTCTGCGCCTGGATGACGTGGTCAACCCCGACAAGCCGCGTCCCATCGCCATCGGCAATCACGGCCGTCAGTTCACCCTCAACGGTCAGGCGTTTTCGATGACCGGCGCACTGCCAGTCGAAACCTTCCCGATCAATACCATCCACCTGATGGAAATCTTCCACGAGCACGGCGGTATGGAAATGGAAGGGGAGCACGGCGGTGAAAGCGAACACGGCGGCCGCCGGGCCATGCAGGGCATGGGGAGCGGCATGAGCATGGCGATGATGATGGCCATGGTCCATCCGATCCATCTCCACGGCCATTACTTCCAGATTATCCGCCGCACCCCGCCGGAAGCCGGCGGCATGCACGGCAGCAGCGAAGGTTACGAAACCGTCAAGGAGGGCCTGGTGGATGAAGGCTATCAGGATACGGTGCTGGCGATGGCCGGAGAGCGCATCCAGCTCATCAAGCCCTTTGACAAGTACAAGGGGCTGTTCCTGTACCACTGCCACAACCTCGAGCACGAGGATGGCGAGATGATGCGCAACTTCAAGGTGGTCTGA
- the pgl gene encoding 6-phosphogluconolactonase, with product MNRERRIFPDPETACEALAQDFVTTVARALEKAARFTVALAGGVTPARFYRLLAQAPYRERLAWERLHVFFGDERFVPPDHPDSNYRMARETLLDHVPIPAANVHPMPTQGLTLPAAAQRYETHLLECFAGPPQLDWVLLGLGEDGHTASLFPGFEPPPEVWVAAVASAPKPPPQRLTLTYRTFNQARQAVFLATGPGKAEIVARVFTRPELNLPAQRIVPREQLSWYLDEAASAHLST from the coding sequence GTGAACCGGGAACGCCGGATTTTCCCCGATCCCGAAACGGCCTGCGAGGCTCTGGCGCAGGATTTCGTCACCACGGTAGCACGCGCCCTGGAAAAGGCGGCGCGTTTCACCGTGGCGCTGGCCGGGGGGGTGACCCCGGCCCGTTTCTATCGGCTGCTGGCTCAAGCCCCCTACCGGGAGCGGCTCGCCTGGGAAAGGCTGCACGTGTTTTTCGGCGACGAGCGCTTCGTGCCCCCGGATCATCCCGACAGCAATTACCGCATGGCCCGCGAAACCCTCCTCGACCACGTGCCGATTCCGGCGGCCAATGTTCATCCCATGCCGACCCAGGGGTTGACATTGCCGGCCGCCGCCCAGCGGTACGAAACCCATCTGCTCGAATGCTTCGCCGGTCCGCCGCAGCTGGACTGGGTGCTGCTGGGGCTGGGGGAGGACGGCCATACCGCCTCGTTGTTTCCCGGTTTCGAGCCCCCGCCGGAGGTCTGGGTGGCCGCGGTCGCATCCGCCCCCAAACCGCCCCCCCAGCGTCTGACCCTGACCTACCGGACCTTCAACCAGGCCCGCCAGGCCGTCTTTCTGGCGACCGGGCCGGGCAAGGCCGAGATCGTCGCCCGGGTCTTCACCCGGCCGGAGCTGAATCTGCCGGCCCAGCGGATCGTTCCCCGGGAGCAGCTGTCATGGTACTTGGACGAGGCGGCCTCGGCGCATCTGAGCACTTGA
- the pgi gene encoding glucose-6-phosphate isomerase yields the protein MTTPTALPAWNALQAHWQEIAGQHLRDWFAADPQRCQRFSLRWGDILFDYSKHRITDKTQGLLLQLAQQSGLAARIEAMFGGEKINITEDRAVLHVALRNRSDRPIYVDGEDVMPAVRRVLTQMRRFSEQVRGGQWRGFTGRPITDVVNIGIGGSDLGPRMVTTALTPYHKEDLRVHYVANVDEADLIETLKGLDQETTLFLVVSKTFTTQETMTNARSARDWLLTAAGGDETAIARHFVAVSTNRHAVQAFGIDPDNMFEFWDWVGGRYSLWSAVGLSIALAVGMDRFEELLQGAFEMDEHFRTTPFSRNLPVIMGLLGIWYANFFGAESHAVLPYDQYLRHFPDHLQQLDMESNGKRVDLEGRVVDYATGPIVWGQTGTNGQHSFFQLLHQSTHLVPCDFLVAAHSHHELGDHHRILVANCLAQAEALMRGRTFEEARAELEAEGVPEDRLDLLAAAKTFPGNRPSSLFLYPKLTPRILGSLIACYEHKVFVQGAIWNINSFDQMGVELGKQLARRILPELEGGQIGEHDASTRALIEAYRHWQTRP from the coding sequence GTGACCACGCCGACCGCCTTGCCTGCCTGGAACGCGTTGCAGGCGCACTGGCAGGAAATTGCCGGCCAGCATCTGCGCGACTGGTTCGCCGCCGACCCGCAGCGTTGCCAACGCTTCTCTCTGCGCTGGGGGGACATCCTGTTCGACTATTCCAAGCACCGGATCACCGACAAGACCCAGGGATTGCTGCTGCAACTGGCCCAGCAGAGCGGCCTGGCGGCTCGCATCGAGGCGATGTTCGGCGGCGAGAAGATCAACATCACCGAAGACCGGGCCGTGCTGCACGTGGCCCTGCGCAATCGCAGCGACCGGCCCATCTATGTCGACGGCGAGGATGTGATGCCGGCGGTGCGGCGGGTGCTGACGCAGATGCGCCGTTTCAGCGAGCAGGTGCGCGGCGGTCAGTGGCGCGGTTTCACCGGGAGGCCGATCACCGACGTGGTCAATATCGGCATCGGCGGCTCGGATCTGGGGCCGCGCATGGTCACCACCGCGCTGACCCCCTATCACAAGGAAGACCTGCGAGTGCATTACGTCGCCAACGTGGACGAGGCGGATCTGATCGAAACCCTCAAGGGGCTGGATCAGGAGACCACCCTGTTCCTGGTGGTCTCCAAGACCTTCACCACCCAGGAAACCATGACCAACGCCCGCTCGGCGCGGGACTGGCTCCTGACCGCCGCTGGGGGCGATGAGACCGCCATCGCCCGCCATTTCGTCGCCGTTTCTACCAACCGCCATGCGGTGCAGGCCTTCGGCATCGACCCCGACAACATGTTCGAGTTCTGGGACTGGGTCGGGGGGCGTTATTCACTGTGGTCGGCGGTGGGCCTGTCCATCGCCCTGGCGGTGGGCATGGACCGCTTCGAGGAGCTGCTGCAAGGCGCCTTCGAGATGGACGAGCATTTCCGGACCACGCCGTTCTCCCGTAACCTTCCCGTCATCATGGGGCTGCTGGGCATCTGGTATGCGAATTTCTTCGGTGCCGAATCCCACGCGGTGCTGCCCTATGATCAGTATCTGCGCCATTTCCCCGACCACCTCCAGCAGCTCGACATGGAAAGCAACGGCAAGCGTGTCGATCTGGAGGGGCGGGTAGTCGATTACGCCACCGGGCCGATCGTCTGGGGGCAGACCGGCACCAACGGTCAGCATTCCTTCTTCCAGCTGCTGCACCAGAGCACCCACCTGGTGCCGTGCGATTTTCTGGTGGCGGCCCACAGCCACCACGAACTCGGCGACCATCACCGCATCCTGGTGGCCAACTGCCTGGCCCAGGCCGAGGCCCTGATGCGAGGGCGCACCTTCGAGGAGGCCCGGGCCGAGCTGGAAGCCGAAGGGGTGCCGGAGGACCGTCTGGACCTGCTCGCGGCGGCCAAGACCTTCCCCGGCAACCGTCCCTCGAGTCTGTTCCTGTATCCCAAGCTGACGCCCAGGATTCTGGGAAGCCTGATCGCCTGCTACGAACACAAGGTGTTCGTGCAGGGGGCGATCTGGAATATCAATTCCTTCGACCAGATGGGGGTGGAACTGGGCAAGCAGCTCGCCAGGCGGATCCTGCCCGAGCTGGAGGGCGGCCAGATCGGCGAGCACGACGCCTCGACCCGGGCCCTGATCGAGGCCTATCGCCACTGGCAGACCCGGCCGTGA